The stretch of DNA TCGTTGATAATGAGAGCGCCATTGCCGACAACGATCGGCTGCATGCGCATGGCGGTAAGTTCACTGTCTTGCAAGGACGCCTGTATCCCTTCTTGCGAAAGCCCTAATTCCTTCGCAATCAAGATCGCAGCCAGCGCATTTTTCACTTGGTGCGCGCCATAGACCGGGATGGTGAACTCACCTTCCACTGCGCCAGTCACCGTGAAACGGCTGCCTCCGTCCGTTGATTCAATCGCTTTAGCAGTCAAAGCAGCTTCCGGAGAGAAGCCGAACGACACGGCGTCCAACTCACTATGCTGCGCAATCAGTTCTTGCAATAAAGGCTCGTCGCCATCGTAAAAAAGTTTGCCGCCCGCTTGCAGTCCATCGATAATTTCGAACTTCGCCTTTGCAATTCCGGCACGGGAACCGAGGTCCTGCATATGCGCTTCTCCGATATTCGTAATGACGGTGTAATGAGGCTTGGCAAGTTCGGATAAAAATGAAATTTCCCCGAAGCCGCTCATTCCCATTTCCAAGACAGCCACTTTCGTTTCTTGTTCCAATGAAAGGATGGTCAACGGCAAGCCCAGCTCATTATTGAAATTGCCTTCCGTCTTTCGCACATTGAAATAAGGGGAGAGGACGCTGGCGACCAAATCCTTCGTCGACGTTTTCCCGTTTGATCCAGTGATTCCGATCACAACACAGTCCAGTTCTTCCCGGTATTTTCGGGCAAGCTGCTGAAGGGCCTGCTCCGCATCCTCGACGAAGAGCAGCGGCACATCAGTTGGAGGATTCGGCTCATCCCGTAACCAAAGCGAGGCGGCCGCCCCTTGTTCCATCGCTTTCTGCACGTACTGATGCCCGTTGACCCGTTCGCCCCGAAACGGGATGAACAGATCCCCTTCCGCCACAGTCCGTGAATCGATGCAAACTCCGGTTACTAGGACACTTTCAATATGTTGCCCATCCGCGCCCAGCCAAGCGGCCAGTTCGTTCAATTGTCGTTTCATTTCCTACCACGCTCAATCCATTGTATATTGTAATGTCTGTTTTTCCGTATGCCGCTCCCATGCCAATTCAATCAGTTTATCGATCAATTCGGGATAGGAGACACCTGTTTTTTGCCAAAGCAATGGAAACATGCTCGTCGGCGTGAAACCGGGCATCGTGTTCACTTCATTGATGAGGACTTCATTTGCAGCTGTCACGAAGAAGTCAGCTCGCACGAGTCCCGCACAATCCAATACTTTGTATGCACGGAGCGCCATGTCTTCCATCTTGGCAGCCACTTCATCCGGGATGTCGGCAGGAATGACCAGTTCCGTGCTATCGTCTTGGTATTTCGCTTCGTAATCGTAAAAAGCGGCGATCGGTTTGATTTCTCCTGTAACGGAGCAGGCGGGTTCGTCATTGCCGAGAACGCCCATTTCGATTTCACGCGCAGTGACCCCTTGTTCCACAATGATCTTCCGGTCAAATTTCAGAGCCAGTTCAACCGCATCACTCAACTCTTGGCGGTCCGCCGCTTTACTGATGCCGACACTGGACCCGAGATTCGCAGGCTTGACGAACATCGGCCAGCTCAGCTCCTGTTCCATCCGGTCCAACCACTGCTCCTTCCCTTTCTTCCAATCGCTTCGGATAAAATGGACATAGGGCACTTGCTCCAAGCCGACTTGCGCGAACAATTGCTTCATGACGACTTTGTCCATGCCGGCCGACGAAGCGAGTACCCCGTTCCCGACATACGGCAAGTTCATCACTTCGAATAGCCCTTGGACCGTTCCATCCTCGCCATTCGTTCCGTGCAACAGAGGAAAAACGATATCAGGGAGCCCTTCCCCGTTCAAAAAGCTCTGTATTGTGTCCGGCTTACTGGCCCCTTCCCCTTCGAGCCGCAGCTCCTCAATCGTTTGGGCAGGTTGTGCAAGCGGCTTGCCTTTACGCCATTCGCCCTCATACGTTATATAAATCGGAATCACTTCATATTTTCCGAAATCGATTGCATTCGTCACAGCCCGTGCTGTCGATAATGAAACCTCATGCTCCGCCGACTTGCCTCCGTAGACCAATCCTAACTTCTTTTTCATATCGGTTCCCCTCGCTGTCCGTTAGTTTTCATTCCTTTACTTTACCATGAAGTCGACCCACTCATGAATAAAATATGTTTGTGCCTGTCATGAAGTTTCCTAAGGTAGTCCGGACGGACAGGAAACTTCATCCTGTTCCATTCGTCCAATAGGTACATATGCATCCAGGACTTCAATGAGTTATACTAAAATAGGTGGATATTACGATACTGACAGGTGAATGATATGAAACTTGCAACCAGGCCGGCGGACCACTTCGATTGGACGCTCGCCTTTATTTTATTATTGTTTTCGATCGTCAGTTTTTTTGCGATCGGATCGGCGCAGACATCTGGCCAATACGGCATCAATTACGTAGCATTGCAAATCCGTTGGTATCTTCTCAGCATTTTCATCATTGCCATGACGATGTTTTTGGAGCCCGAGCAATATCAGAAGATTTCCTGGTGGCTCTACGGCCTTGGCGTCTTCCTGTTATTATTCCTCATGCTTGCCCCAGGTGGAGAAGGACAGATTGCAGAAGTCAAAAACGGGGCGAAGCGTTGGTTGAAATTGCCGGTTATCGGTAACATCCAGCCATCGGAATTCATTAAAACCTTTTTCATCCTCGGGATGGCCAATATGGTTGCCAAGCATCAGGAACGGTATATGGAGCAAAAAAAGACAATATCGCAAGATTTCCTGTTGCTCGGCAAAATCCTGCTTATTTTAATCGTTCCGCTTATATTCATCATGAGGCAGCCCGATCTCGGGACGGCTCTCGTCTTCATCGCCATCACAGCGGCCATCATTATTGTTGCCGGGATTTCTTGGAAGATCCTGTTACCTCTTTTCCTGACGGCAGCTGCCGGAGGGGCAAGCCTGATGTGGATGGCGTTGTACGCTCAAGACTTCATGAGAAAGCTCGGTTTTTATCCGCATCATTTTGAACGAATCTATTCCTGGCTTGATCCCCATTCCTATCCAACCGATGAAGGGTACAACCTCATCCGCACCATGCAGGCGATCGGTTCCGGCGAATTGACGGGAAAAGGGTTTCAGGGGCGGGAAGTGTATATCCCTGAAAACCATACTGATTTCATCTTCAGTGTAATCGGTGAAGAATATGGGTTTATCGGCTCCAGCATCGTCATTACCCTCTTTTTCATCCTGATTTACCATATGACGAAAGTGGCATTGGAATTGAGAGGGAACTCATTTAGCGTGTATGTTTGTACGGGAATCATTGCGATGCTGTCGTTCCACGTCATTGAAAATATAGGAATGAACATCCAACTGTTGCCGATTACCGGAATCCCCTTGCCTTTCATTAGTTATGGCGGGAGCTCGTTGTTCAGTAATATGCTGGCAATCGGGCTAGTCTTCAGCATGAAATTCCATCATCGGACGTATATGTTCAGTACGGATGAAGATGAGTGAATTCGCTTTAAAAACATTTGTAACAATTGACACTTGCGCGGCACTGTAACGACTCCGGTATAATAGAGTCTGCACTATCTTACAGTAAGGATAAAGGTGACACCTATGAAAACAGATCAAAAGCCGATGGAGCGTTTCGACTGGACGCTTGCTTTCATCCTGCTGCTATTCGGGATTGTCAGTCTGATCGCCATCGCCTCCGCGCAGACAACCGGGCAGTATAACCGGAACTTCATCCCGTCTCAGATTCAATGGTATTTCGTCGGGGCCGTCATTATCGCAATCGCGATGTACTTGGACCCCGAACAATATAAAAAAGCCGCCTGGGCGATTTATGGCGGCGGTGTGTTACTGTTGGCCCTTCTCTTCATATTGCCTGAAAGCATGGAACTCGTTGCCAGACGGAATAGCGCGAAGAGCTGGTTCCATTTGCCCGGCATCGGAAGCATCCAGCCTGCCGAGTTCATGAAGACGTTTTTCATCATCGGCATGGCGAGGATGATCACGCAGCACCATGAAAAGTTTGTCGAAAAGACGATCAAATCCGATTTTTATTTACTCGGGAAGATCGGACTCGTGCTCATTATCCCGCTGACATTCATTCTACTACAGCCGGACCTTGGGACCGCCCTCGTCTTTTTGGCGATCACTGTCGCCATGGTCATCGTCGGTGGAATTACGTGGCGCATATTGTTGCCGTTGTTTTCAGGAGCGGTCGGTCTAGGCGGCCTCCTCCTCTGGATGGCGATGTATGCGCAAGACTTCCTCGTCCAACTCGGTTTTAAACCATACCAGTTTCAGCGGATCTATTCCTGGCTCGATCCCTATTCATATTCGTCAAATGAAGGCCGCCACCTCATCACCTCCTTAAATGCCATCGGATCCGGAGAAATTTTCGGAAAAGGGTTCCAAGGACGCGAAGTGTATGTAGCGGAAAGCCATACCGACTTCATCTTCACGACAATCGGAGAAGATTGGGGTTTCGTCGGCGCCAGCATCGTCATTTGCATGTATTTCTTTCTCATTTACCATTTGACGAAAATTACGCTGGAATTAAAAGACCCGTTCAGTACGTATATTTGTGCAGGAATCATCGCCATGATTACCTTCCACGTCATTGAAAACATCGGCATGACGATTCAATTGCTGCCGATTACCGGGATTCCCCTTCCGTTCATCAGCTACGGCGGAAGTTCGCTCATGGGGAATATGCTAGCGATCGGACTTGTTTTCAGCATGAAGTTCCATCATCGCACCTATATGTTCAGTTCGGATGAGGATGACTAAAAAGGACTGCTCTGGCCTCCAAGCCAGCGGCAGTCCTTTGTTCTTGTATGGGAAATGATAACTCTATGTTCAGGGCTGGGCTTCAGACACCCAGCCCTTTTGTTCATTCTAGAGGCTTCCATATGGTGATTTTAGCCAGCTCTTCCGCTTCCTCTGAGGTCGCATCTTGGATTTTTTTCAAGTGGAAGGCGCCGGTTTTCTCGTCAATCACGAGGAACTCCTCCGCTCCCCCTGCAATATAAGTCGTTCCCGCTCCCTGCCAATACCCTTTCACATCCGTCAACAGCACGTCGAATCGACCATCCGCGTTGGCCTTTCCGATAACATGCTCTTCATTCAATTTCATCAGTTGATATTGGTTGTTTGCGAATGCCGGCAAGGGCTCTTCCTTGCTGGAAAATGCCGTGAGGACGAGGGAGAGAGTCAGAAGGAACAGATACAAGATGGCAGTTGTCTGCAACGTACCGACAGCGATCCTTTTCGTTCGGGCCAGATGACCGGTCATTTGTTTTGACTCCTATCAATTATGCTTCGACGTGACGATTTTCAGATTGGAAACCAGGCTTTCTCGATTTACCCCCCGAATCCGTGACATCCGCCGAAGGCTTGACTTGATTCAGCCGGGGCTGGAACCCCCACTGGATTGAAAACATATTTAGTATTATCCCGCCACTTACGGAAGTGCGGAGATCTTGACGGAGGCTAGTTAAAAAAAACGCCAAGGAAACGGCGTCGTTTTCTTAGCGTACACTTCATTGAGATTGGATTTGCGGGTCTTGTGCAGGCGGCGCGAGGGCTTTCAGCATGTCTAGACGGGATTTCGTCATTGTTGCCGAAACACCCAACTTCGCCAAGTTGGAAATGATCATTTTCAAGTCCACTTCTTTTGCCATCTATTCCACCTCGACCTTTCTGTAATAATCTGACGCAATGAGCCAAGAAAAGTTCCTTAATTGATAATGAAAATCAGTCATATTCCGCTTGATTGCAGAATCTAAAATATACCAATATCCAGTCATTCTTATCATACCACCCCTCCCCAATCTTGAATCTTTCATTTCTGTTACAAATTTCGCCCTTTTGTAAACGTTTTATACATTTGCTTCTGTTTTTCTTTACGAAGCTATTTGGGAGGAGGGAATTTTGCCGGGATGGCGCGGGATATTAAAAAGTTTGATCGATTGCCATGACAGTTCCGCGTCCATCGGTTGGCACCTTTGTCCATTTTCTTTGTACGTTTCCGTTCAGACGAGTAAAATGAGAGTAGCAATTCATTAGAAAGCAGGTTTTTTTATGAAAAAAGCAATTCTCCTTTTGATGTCCGTTCAATTTTTTGTGTATTTGGGATTCGGCATCGTCATTCCGATCTTGCCTGAAGTGGTTCTTCATGAGGGGTATTCCGAGGTGCATGTTGGTGGACTGCTCACTGTGTATGCGCTCGCATCCTTTTTCACTGCCCCGTTTTGGGGCGCATTCTCCGATCGAACCGGCCGAAAGAAGTTGATTCTGGTCGGGCTCGTCGGTTTCAGCGCAAGTTTCTTTTTATTCGCGTTGTTCATGCAAAACTTGGCGCTTCTCTATTTCTCTCGGGTAGTCGGTGGGGTGTTCTCAGGGGCGCTATATACGGCGGTCACCGGGTTTGTCGCGGATATGACGGATGAGGAGAATCGAAATAAATACATGGGTCTCCTGGGCATGTCCATTGGGCTCGGTTTCATTTTTGGACCGGCTATCGGTGGAATATTGGGCCATATCGATCTTCAAGCCCCTTATTTGGCATCCGGTATCCTTACCTTGCTTCTCCTAGTCTATGCCCAGTTTGTGTTGAAAGAGCCTGAGCGTCGGGGTGAGGCCAACAAACGGGCGCTCCTCCCGAAAGGCGGCGCCACGTTATGGCAATACCGGATCCGCTATCTCTTCTTGACCTCGTTCATGGTGACGTTCATCCTGGCAGGAATTGAAGCGACGTTCCAGTTGTTTCAAATCAATCAAATCAGCATTACGCCGTTGCAGGTCGGCTACTTGTTCATGGCGAGCGGCTTGGTCGATGCGGCCATCCAGGGCGGTGTCGTGCGCCGGGTGAAAAACGGGACGGAAACGACATGGATTCTCGTGGCACAATTGATTACAGCAGCCGGCTTGCTGCTCATTCCGTTCACGACAAACCTATTTTGGGCCGGATTCGCGCTAAGCGTCTTCACTGCTGGAAACGCATTGGCCCGGACCGTGCTCGTCTCCCTGACAACAAAGGAATCGGGTGGAAAATACGGAACAGCTGCCGGCATGACCTACTCGATGGATAATATGGGGCGCATTATCGGGCCGCTGTTGTTCACGTGGATTTTCACGAGAGAAGCGGGGAATATGTATTACATCTCCGCCATTCTTGCTGTCCTTTCGATACTCCTGCTTTTCACCTTCCGGAAATCGACCCATTCATTGCGGAATGCGGATGCCGCTGCGAACTGATAATTGGTTTTCAACTAAGAAGGTTTCGGCTTTCCATAGTGGAGCACGAAACCTTTTTCTCTTACGAGCCATATGATAGAGGACTGGGATATCCATCCGCGTTGCTCCACTGGCCCATTCCCGGCACACTCCGGTATAATGAACTCATGACGACACTCGGAAGGAGGACGTTTGGTGACTCACTTGATTAGTCTGTCTGTTACGATCATCCTCATCCTGAACATCCTCCTGGCAATCGCCCTAATTTTCTTGGAAAGACGAGACCCCACCGCTACATGGGCTTGGCTTCTCGTTCTGTTCTTCATCCCGTTTTTCGGGTTTTTCATCTACCTTCTGCTCGGCAGAAGGCTGCGGGAGGATGAACTATTCCGTTGGGAGGGCCGCCATAAAATCGGGATTGATCAATTGATTGATTATCAAATCGAAGCAATCGAAGACAGCACGCTCGATTTCCGGTTGGATGATACGGCTCATTACAAAGACATGATTTACATGCACTTGCGAAATAACCATGCGGTCTTGACACAGGATAATGATGTACAGATTTTCAATGATGGAAGAGAAAAATTCGCCTCTCTTCTCAAAGACTTGGAGCAAGCGAAAGATCATATCCATTTCCAATATTATATTTTGCGTTTAGACAACTTGGGTAACCGGATTTTGGATGTGCTTATACGGAAAGCGAAACAAGGCGTCCGGGTCCGGGTCCTGTTCGACGATATCGGGTCACGCGGCTTGCGCAAAAAGCACCTGAAAGAGCTGGTGGAGGCAGGCGGAGAAGTGGAAGCTTTCTTTCCCGCCATTCTTCCCCTCATCAACCCCCGCCTGAACTATCGGAACCACCGGAAGATTGTCGTCATCGATGGTCGGATCGGCTATATCGGCGGGTTCAATGTGGGAGATGAATATTTAGGATTGTCCAAGCGGTTCGGCTACTGGCGGGATACCCATCTCCGGATCGAGGGCAGTGCGCTGCATCCATTGCAAACCCGTTTCATCCTGGATTGGAATCAAGCTTCCTCCGAAAAGCATCAAATCGAATATTCGGATCGCTATTTCCCAGCGATTCCGAGGAAAGGCAGCGTCGGGATGCAAATCGTCTCGAGCGGGCCCGACTCGGAGTGGGAACATATCAAAGACGGTTATTTGAAGATGATTTTCCTTGCCAAAAAGTATATTTACATCCAGACCCCGTACTTCATCCCGGATATCAGCTTCCTGGACGCCCTCCGGATTGCCTGTCTGTCGGGGATTGACGTGCGGATCATGATCCCGAACAAGCCGGATCACATGTTTGTCTATTGGGCTACCTATTCGAATGTCGGCAAACTGCTGAAGGCGGGCGCACGGGTTTATATTTATGATAACGGATTTATCCATACGAAGCAGATTGTGGTGGATGATGAATTGTCTACGGTCGGCACCGCCAATATCGATGTGCGGAGTTTTAAATTGAATTTTGAAGTGAATGCGTTCATCTATGATCGGGAAACCTCCCACGCCCTCGCCGAACTTTTCGAACATGATATGCAGTTGGCGACTGAATTGACGTTTGAACTGTATGAAGAACGCTCCAGGACAATCAAATTAAAAGAGTCGATATCCAGGCTCCTTTCACCGATTTTATAAGAAAAACGGACACCCCGATTGCCGGAGTGTCCGTTCTTTCATTCAATCCCCAAGTATTCTTCCAACGTACTGTTTTGCTGATAGATCTCATTTGCTATTTTTTCTCCGACATAGCGGAAATGCCAAGATTCGTACATATAGCCGGTGATCGCTTCCTTGCCTTTCGGATAGCGCATGATGAAGCCGTAACGGTGTGCATTGGCAGCCACCCATTTCCCGGCTTCCGTCTCTTCGAAGGTCGGCGAGGCCCAATGCTTTTCAAAGTTCACTTCCCCGATGTCGAAGGCAAGGCCCGTCTGATGCTCGGAATATCCTGGGCGTGCGCTATACCGGTCCGCAGCTTCCTTGCCATCCCGCGCGACATATCGCTCATACAGCGTCGTCTGGTACTCAAACGACCGGTATGTGCTGAAGGCAGTCAGGTTGAAACCGGACAGTTTCGCTTCTGCGGCCATTTTATTGAACGCGGCGCGGGCTTCCGGGCTTTCTCCTGGATCATGGTCCTTCGGCAACGGATATTTCTTGCTCGCTATGAGCACGCCTTTGATATACGTCGGCTCGGTCGGAAGCTCCTGCCCTTCGATATAACCCCCTGCATCCACTGTCGGCGGCGCCTCTACTTCAGAAGCCTTTTCCTCCGGTTCGGACGTAGATGGCGCAGCGGGCTCCTCTGGTGTCCCTTCTTCCACCTCTCCGCCTGTCGGCAATAAAATCCCCGACTCCCCACCGGGCACTGTTTCTTCCGCCGGTCCTGCGCTTCCCTTCAACCGATTGATACTTTCCTCAATATCCCAATCGTTCATCCCTATCCAAGCGACAGCTCCCGTCATGACAATACCGGATAGGATCAAGGCAATGGTCAACCCATTCCCTCTCTTTTTCCTCCGATCGCGATAATTTCTTTTTTTCATTCCTGCTAGCCTTCCTTCTGCCAAAAATCTCGCTTCTCTGCTGCGTTCTCATTCTATCATTATGTGTCCATATTCATAACTAGAATACGGCCATCCTCGTCTGGAGCAAACGGAACAGTTTTCGCCCTGCCAATAGGACGGTTTAGCGAAAGTTCTGTTCCTTCATCTACTGGCCCCAGACAATATAAATCAGGATGCCAATGAAGGCAATCCCGAAAAACGAGGCCATGCCGGCCATCCACTTCGATTGCCGTTCAAATCCCTGTTCACGGAAGGATTTCGCACGAAAACCGTTCGTCATGGTGAATAAAGCTGTCATCGCCAGCACGGCATAATTCAGATTCCCCTTGACGATGAAATACAGGGAAGCGACTCCGGCCAGCACGATGGCGATTCCCGAAATCCATTTTAAATTCATACAAGATCCCCTCCAAAAAGGCTGGAGATTGCTCTCCAGCCTGTTCTGTCACTTTTTCTTCTTATCATCCGCTTTTTTGATGTCCTCTTCCAACTCTTCTTCAATTTTCTGGACGTCTTCCTTCACTTCGGTCAAATCTACGTTGGCAGCCGTCACTTCTTTATAATAGAACTTCCGGCCTAAGTATGTTTGGAATATGAGGAGCAGACCACCGACAGCCCAATACAACGGCAAGGCAGCCATCGCTTTGAAGGAAATGAACATGATCATGATCGGCGACATGTAGATGAACATCTTCATTTGCTGCTTTTGCTGTTCCGGCATCGTCCAGAGAGACACACGGGCTTGGACAAAGTACACGAGACCCGCCAAGAGCATCATGATTATATCCGGCTCACCGAGACTGAACCATAGGAATGGGTGTGTCTTCACATCCGGCGAGTACAGGATGGCAAAATAGAGCCCCATGATGAACGGCATCTGGATTAATAACGGCAAGCATCCCATGTTCAACGGATTGACGCCATGCTTTGAATAGAGCCCCATCATTTCTTGCTGAATTTTCATCTGCTCTTCTTTTGGCAGATTTTTTTCCCGGGCCTCTTTCATCCGTTTCTGGATGTCTTCCATTTCAGGACGCAACGCATCCATTTTCACTTTCATCTCTTGCTGAGCCTTATAGTTTTTCAACATCAACGGCATCAGTACAAGCCGGATGAGGACAGTGATCAAAATGATCGCCAGACCGTAACTTCCATTGAATTTATCGGCGAAGAAATGCAGCAGGGAGTCCATCGGTTTTACAAAAAAGCTGTAAAACGTGCCCTCTTTGTTCTCCACTCCGGCACATCCGCTTAACAATATGGCGGCTGTCATCAATAAGGTCAATAGACCAATCTTTTTCCTCAATACATTCACCCACTATTAATCAATTGCGCCTCGTCGGAATTGCATCCGGAGGCATCCATTCGTCCAACTTGCTATGACACGACTACTAAAAAGTATACATCAAAAGGCTAGCGCATTACAATGAATGTCCTACACAAAAGAAAACACGCCTCCCAAGTCAGGAAGCGTGCAGTCATTATGGAGTCGTGTTTTCCATCGGTGTATCGCCAGTGGGCTTTTTATGGTAGAGGCCATCGTCTTCAGATGTCGACTTTGTGTCCTGGACCTCTTCATTGTAGTAATGGACACTCGTCTGAGCCCCTTCACTCACCATTTTGTTGTCCTGTAAATCATATGGATCCGAATGGCCGGCCTTCGTATCTGGCGAACGGTTCAATTTTTGTGATTGGACGAGCGAATCGAGTTTCGTCCTCATATTGTTGAATGCGACTTGCGCCTTGTCTCTGTTCTCTTTCTTACTAAAATACGCGTATGCACCGGTTGCCAAAGTAGCAAGCAATAAAGTATTTCGTTTACGTGCCATCTCCATCATCCTTCCAAAAGTGAATTTATATTGGATTGTACAGGGAGTATACCCTTTAATCCAGAATTAGAAACTTCTAGTTAGCAAACGGCGACAGTCGGCACACCTCGAACCTTTTCCTGATAAAACCCTTCAACCCGCGGATTTCACAAACATTCACCAGCCAACTAGCCAAGTCTTCCAAGTTCATTTCGAATATATCAATTTGATTACAACCGTAGTCTTTACCCGGTTTCTTTGCTATGATAACAAAAAGGATTGCTGAGGTGATAGCGCAATGATTCGACCTATGACAGAAACAGATATCATTCATGTTCAACACATCGCTCGAGAAACATGGAGCGCTACGTATGATGGAATCATACCCGAAGAAATTCAAACGGAATTTATCGACCGATCCTACTCAGAAGCCATGTTACGGAAACGGATGGAAAAGACCTGCATGCTTATCGCAGAACACAATGGAGTGCCGGTCGGCTTTGCGAACTTCACGAAGAAAGACGAAGACG from Bacillus sp. OxB-1 encodes:
- a CDS encoding UDP-N-acetylmuramoyl-tripeptide--D-alanyl-D-alanine ligase, with product MKRQLNELAAWLGADGQHIESVLVTGVCIDSRTVAEGDLFIPFRGERVNGHQYVQKAMEQGAAASLWLRDEPNPPTDVPLLFVEDAEQALQQLARKYREELDCVVIGITGSNGKTSTKDLVASVLSPYFNVRKTEGNFNNELGLPLTILSLEQETKVAVLEMGMSGFGEISFLSELAKPHYTVITNIGEAHMQDLGSRAGIAKAKFEIIDGLQAGGKLFYDGDEPLLQELIAQHSELDAVSFGFSPEAALTAKAIESTDGGSRFTVTGAVEGEFTIPVYGAHQVKNALAAILIAKELGLSQEGIQASLQDSELTAMRMQPIVVGNGALIINDAYNAAPTSMRAALRFMDETDLREEKWLVLGDMLELGTEEQQYHEELADDIESLELNGVLLYGPRMKWLHDELQRRGFSRKLHWSEQSYEPLIAELAEGTGEHSIILLKGSRGMALENILEGWSKGQ
- the cls gene encoding cardiolipin synthase, giving the protein MTHLISLSVTIILILNILLAIALIFLERRDPTATWAWLLVLFFIPFFGFFIYLLLGRRLREDELFRWEGRHKIGIDQLIDYQIEAIEDSTLDFRLDDTAHYKDMIYMHLRNNHAVLTQDNDVQIFNDGREKFASLLKDLEQAKDHIHFQYYILRLDNLGNRILDVLIRKAKQGVRVRVLFDDIGSRGLRKKHLKELVEAGGEVEAFFPAILPLINPRLNYRNHRKIVVIDGRIGYIGGFNVGDEYLGLSKRFGYWRDTHLRIEGSALHPLQTRFILDWNQASSEKHQIEYSDRYFPAIPRKGSVGMQIVSSGPDSEWEHIKDGYLKMIFLAKKYIYIQTPYFIPDISFLDALRIACLSGIDVRIMIPNKPDHMFVYWATYSNVGKLLKAGARVYIYDNGFIHTKQIVVDDELSTVGTANIDVRSFKLNFEVNAFIYDRETSHALAELFEHDMQLATELTFELYEERSRTIKLKESISRLLSPIL
- a CDS encoding FtsW/RodA/SpoVE family cell cycle protein, which codes for MKLATRPADHFDWTLAFILLLFSIVSFFAIGSAQTSGQYGINYVALQIRWYLLSIFIIAMTMFLEPEQYQKISWWLYGLGVFLLLFLMLAPGGEGQIAEVKNGAKRWLKLPVIGNIQPSEFIKTFFILGMANMVAKHQERYMEQKKTISQDFLLLGKILLILIVPLIFIMRQPDLGTALVFIAITAAIIIVAGISWKILLPLFLTAAAGGASLMWMALYAQDFMRKLGFYPHHFERIYSWLDPHSYPTDEGYNLIRTMQAIGSGELTGKGFQGREVYIPENHTDFIFSVIGEEYGFIGSSIVITLFFILIYHMTKVALELRGNSFSVYVCTGIIAMLSFHVIENIGMNIQLLPITGIPLPFISYGGSSLFSNMLAIGLVFSMKFHHRTYMFSTDEDE
- a CDS encoding FtsW/RodA/SpoVE family cell cycle protein produces the protein MKTDQKPMERFDWTLAFILLLFGIVSLIAIASAQTTGQYNRNFIPSQIQWYFVGAVIIAIAMYLDPEQYKKAAWAIYGGGVLLLALLFILPESMELVARRNSAKSWFHLPGIGSIQPAEFMKTFFIIGMARMITQHHEKFVEKTIKSDFYLLGKIGLVLIIPLTFILLQPDLGTALVFLAITVAMVIVGGITWRILLPLFSGAVGLGGLLLWMAMYAQDFLVQLGFKPYQFQRIYSWLDPYSYSSNEGRHLITSLNAIGSGEIFGKGFQGREVYVAESHTDFIFTTIGEDWGFVGASIVICMYFFLIYHLTKITLELKDPFSTYICAGIIAMITFHVIENIGMTIQLLPITGIPLPFISYGGSSLMGNMLAIGLVFSMKFHHRTYMFSSDEDD
- a CDS encoding MFS transporter; amino-acid sequence: MKKAILLLMSVQFFVYLGFGIVIPILPEVVLHEGYSEVHVGGLLTVYALASFFTAPFWGAFSDRTGRKKLILVGLVGFSASFFLFALFMQNLALLYFSRVVGGVFSGALYTAVTGFVADMTDEENRNKYMGLLGMSIGLGFIFGPAIGGILGHIDLQAPYLASGILTLLLLVYAQFVLKEPERRGEANKRALLPKGGATLWQYRIRYLFLTSFMVTFILAGIEATFQLFQINQISITPLQVGYLFMASGLVDAAIQGGVVRRVKNGTETTWILVAQLITAAGLLLIPFTTNLFWAGFALSVFTAGNALARTVLVSLTTKESGGKYGTAAGMTYSMDNMGRIIGPLLFTWIFTREAGNMYYISAILAVLSILLLFTFRKSTHSLRNADAAAN
- a CDS encoding D-alanine--D-alanine ligase, with translation MKKKLGLVYGGKSAEHEVSLSTARAVTNAIDFGKYEVIPIYITYEGEWRKGKPLAQPAQTIEELRLEGEGASKPDTIQSFLNGEGLPDIVFPLLHGTNGEDGTVQGLFEVMNLPYVGNGVLASSAGMDKVVMKQLFAQVGLEQVPYVHFIRSDWKKGKEQWLDRMEQELSWPMFVKPANLGSSVGISKAADRQELSDAVELALKFDRKIIVEQGVTAREIEMGVLGNDEPACSVTGEIKPIAAFYDYEAKYQDDSTELVIPADIPDEVAAKMEDMALRAYKVLDCAGLVRADFFVTAANEVLINEVNTMPGFTPTSMFPLLWQKTGVSYPELIDKLIELAWERHTEKQTLQYTMD
- a CDS encoding Lmo0850 family protein, which encodes MAKEVDLKMIISNLAKLGVSATMTKSRLDMLKALAPPAQDPQIQSQ
- a CDS encoding M15 family metallopeptidase, yielding MKKRNYRDRRKKRGNGLTIALILSGIVMTGAVAWIGMNDWDIEESINRLKGSAGPAEETVPGGESGILLPTGGEVEEGTPEEPAAPSTSEPEEKASEVEAPPTVDAGGYIEGQELPTEPTYIKGVLIASKKYPLPKDHDPGESPEARAAFNKMAAEAKLSGFNLTAFSTYRSFEYQTTLYERYVARDGKEAADRYSARPGYSEHQTGLAFDIGEVNFEKHWASPTFEETEAGKWVAANAHRYGFIMRYPKGKEAITGYMYESWHFRYVGEKIANEIYQQNSTLEEYLGIE
- the yidC gene encoding membrane protein insertase YidC, coding for MTAAILLSGCAGVENKEGTFYSFFVKPMDSLLHFFADKFNGSYGLAIILITVLIRLVLMPLMLKNYKAQQEMKVKMDALRPEMEDIQKRMKEAREKNLPKEEQMKIQQEMMGLYSKHGVNPLNMGCLPLLIQMPFIMGLYFAILYSPDVKTHPFLWFSLGEPDIIMMLLAGLVYFVQARVSLWTMPEQQKQQMKMFIYMSPIMIMFISFKAMAALPLYWAVGGLLLIFQTYLGRKFYYKEVTAANVDLTEVKEDVQKIEEELEEDIKKADDKKKK